Proteins co-encoded in one Rhopalosiphum maidis isolate BTI-1 chromosome 2, ASM367621v3, whole genome shotgun sequence genomic window:
- the LOC113551317 gene encoding transforming acidic coiled-coil-containing protein 1-like isoform X2 → MMLDQENQPNIPNGTESSNSSFQDKTVIKNDGSDNIFSNHEEYLGDVSLGGFNVSQLTNKLERLALATPQVSRIRPDSTVFEEDFDLKERPDSADSDSDSVENQQLDSLDFSSTICNEDINDSGGNIESIHEHLNSVNLDLVSSDFEDSSHNLTLHSFSNKSSEELSHQLNPDFNDSAQTQNILLMDGLGSEKKFQSNIFESEIKNSSEAGPVIAEGFNSSAGFNFDNLEALESVRSLNEEDIRRLTISRKSLYVAFDPIVKKSNEESNSRKEAIENLLVADKTVLTSSPQSSGSNKSLNISDNKMNQSITKDEKITNSPKTNDKEKFYQDKIEKLEYEIKNLKIECIADKEKIKNLTNSLISVTKSKDQLSTVIGEYEKTISDMVSKKEDVHKEYEARIAYIEEERAKMERHLQNSEMAFNDVHEKYNSSKQVIEAMKENETKYKNCIKEFEESLKKYEDKYMRLKIHATEQMNKATEEINDKERSFEAETSKMRIMNKRLEVKVRSLQESLDRKDVENVELTNLCDELIGKLDRK, encoded by the exons ATGATGCTTGACCAAGAAAATCAG CCTAATATTCCAAATGGAACAGAATCATCAAACAGTTCATTTCAAGACAAGACAGTCataaaaaatg atgGTTCAGACAATATTTTCAGTAATCATGAAGAATATTTAGGTGATGTGTCATTGGGTGGTTTCAATGTGTCTCAACTCACAAACAAATTAGAACGTTTAGCTTTAGCTACTCCACAAGTGTCAAGGATCAGACCTGATAGTACTGTATTTGAAGAAGATTTTGATCTAAAAGAACGTCCAGATTCAGCTGATTCTGATAGCG ATTCTGTTGAAAATCAACAGTTGGATAGTCTAGACTTTTCATCAACTATATGCAACGAAGACATTAATGATTCTGGTGGTAATATAGAATCAATACACGAACATTTAAATTCAGTAAATTTGGATTTAGTTAGCTCTGATTTTGAAGATTCTTCACATAATTTAACCTTACATTCTTTCTCAAATAAATCATCAGAAGAATTATCACATCAACTAAATCCAGACTTTAACGATTCAGcacaaacacaaaatattttgctaaTGGATGGTTTAggatcagaaaaaaaattccag tcaaatatttttgaaagtgAGATCAAAAATTCTAGTGAAGCAGGGCCTGTAATAGCTGAGG GTTTCAATTCATCAGCTGGGTTCAATTTCGATAATCTAGAAGCTCTTGAATCTGTTAGATCGTTAAATGAAGAAGATATTAGAAGGTTAACTATTTCCAGAAAATCTTTATATGTAGCATTTGACCCTATTGTGAAGAAATCAAACGAGGAATCTAATTCTCG gaAAGAAGCAATTGAAAATTTACTAGTCGCAGATAAAACAGTATTGACTAGTTCTCCACAATCTAGTGGATCTAATAAATCTCTGAAT attTCAGATAACAAAATGAATCAATCTATTACCAAAGATGAAAAAATCACTAACAGTCCCAAAACTAatgataaagaaaaattttacCAA GATAAAATAGAAAAGTTGGAATACGAAATAAAGAACctaaaaattgaatgtattgctgacaaagaaaaaattaaaaatttgaccaACTCTTTGATATCAGTAACTAAAAGCAAAGATCAATTGAG tactGTAATTGGGGAATATGAAAAAACTATTTCCGACATGGTCTCTAAAAAAGAAGATGTACATAAAGAATACGAAGCGCGTATTGCGTATATCGAAGAAGAAAGAGCAAAAATGGAACGTCACCTTCAAAATTCAGAAATGGCATTTAATGATGTTCATGA aaAGTATAATTCTTCAAAGCAAGTAATAGAAGCCATGAAAGAAAatgaaactaaatataaaaattgtattaaagaaTTTGAAGAAtctcttaaaaaatatgaagataAATACATGAGGTTAAAAATACACGCCACTGAACAAatgaataa agccACTGAAGAAATAAATGATAAGGAAAGATCGTTTGAGGCAGAAACTTCAAAGATgagaataatgaataaacgCTTGGAGGTGAAAGTAAGATCATTACAAGAGTCTTTAGATCGAAAAGACGTGGAAAATGTTGAGCTAACTAACCTTTGCGACGAACTCATTGGAAAACTGGATAGAAAATGA
- the LOC113551317 gene encoding transforming acidic coiled-coil-containing protein 1-like isoform X1, with translation MMLDQENQPNIPNGTESSNSSFQDKTVIKNDGSDNIFSNHEEYLGDVSLGGFNVSQLTNKLERLALATPQVSRIRPDSTVFEEDFDLKERPDSADSDSGRPVTSNDSSIYRSFVTDSVENQQLDSLDFSSTICNEDINDSGGNIESIHEHLNSVNLDLVSSDFEDSSHNLTLHSFSNKSSEELSHQLNPDFNDSAQTQNILLMDGLGSEKKFQSNIFESEIKNSSEAGPVIAEGFNSSAGFNFDNLEALESVRSLNEEDIRRLTISRKSLYVAFDPIVKKSNEESNSRKEAIENLLVADKTVLTSSPQSSGSNKSLNISDNKMNQSITKDEKITNSPKTNDKEKFYQDKIEKLEYEIKNLKIECIADKEKIKNLTNSLISVTKSKDQLSTVIGEYEKTISDMVSKKEDVHKEYEARIAYIEEERAKMERHLQNSEMAFNDVHEKYNSSKQVIEAMKENETKYKNCIKEFEESLKKYEDKYMRLKIHATEQMNKATEEINDKERSFEAETSKMRIMNKRLEVKVRSLQESLDRKDVENVELTNLCDELIGKLDRK, from the exons ATGATGCTTGACCAAGAAAATCAG CCTAATATTCCAAATGGAACAGAATCATCAAACAGTTCATTTCAAGACAAGACAGTCataaaaaatg atgGTTCAGACAATATTTTCAGTAATCATGAAGAATATTTAGGTGATGTGTCATTGGGTGGTTTCAATGTGTCTCAACTCACAAACAAATTAGAACGTTTAGCTTTAGCTACTCCACAAGTGTCAAGGATCAGACCTGATAGTACTGTATTTGAAGAAGATTTTGATCTAAAAGAACGTCCAGATTCAGCTGATTCTGATAGCGGTAGGCCTGTAACATCAAATGACAGTTCTATTTACAGGTCATTTGTTACAGATTCTGTTGAAAATCAACAGTTGGATAGTCTAGACTTTTCATCAACTATATGCAACGAAGACATTAATGATTCTGGTGGTAATATAGAATCAATACACGAACATTTAAATTCAGTAAATTTGGATTTAGTTAGCTCTGATTTTGAAGATTCTTCACATAATTTAACCTTACATTCTTTCTCAAATAAATCATCAGAAGAATTATCACATCAACTAAATCCAGACTTTAACGATTCAGcacaaacacaaaatattttgctaaTGGATGGTTTAggatcagaaaaaaaattccag tcaaatatttttgaaagtgAGATCAAAAATTCTAGTGAAGCAGGGCCTGTAATAGCTGAGG GTTTCAATTCATCAGCTGGGTTCAATTTCGATAATCTAGAAGCTCTTGAATCTGTTAGATCGTTAAATGAAGAAGATATTAGAAGGTTAACTATTTCCAGAAAATCTTTATATGTAGCATTTGACCCTATTGTGAAGAAATCAAACGAGGAATCTAATTCTCG gaAAGAAGCAATTGAAAATTTACTAGTCGCAGATAAAACAGTATTGACTAGTTCTCCACAATCTAGTGGATCTAATAAATCTCTGAAT attTCAGATAACAAAATGAATCAATCTATTACCAAAGATGAAAAAATCACTAACAGTCCCAAAACTAatgataaagaaaaattttacCAA GATAAAATAGAAAAGTTGGAATACGAAATAAAGAACctaaaaattgaatgtattgctgacaaagaaaaaattaaaaatttgaccaACTCTTTGATATCAGTAACTAAAAGCAAAGATCAATTGAG tactGTAATTGGGGAATATGAAAAAACTATTTCCGACATGGTCTCTAAAAAAGAAGATGTACATAAAGAATACGAAGCGCGTATTGCGTATATCGAAGAAGAAAGAGCAAAAATGGAACGTCACCTTCAAAATTCAGAAATGGCATTTAATGATGTTCATGA aaAGTATAATTCTTCAAAGCAAGTAATAGAAGCCATGAAAGAAAatgaaactaaatataaaaattgtattaaagaaTTTGAAGAAtctcttaaaaaatatgaagataAATACATGAGGTTAAAAATACACGCCACTGAACAAatgaataa agccACTGAAGAAATAAATGATAAGGAAAGATCGTTTGAGGCAGAAACTTCAAAGATgagaataatgaataaacgCTTGGAGGTGAAAGTAAGATCATTACAAGAGTCTTTAGATCGAAAAGACGTGGAAAATGTTGAGCTAACTAACCTTTGCGACGAACTCATTGGAAAACTGGATAGAAAATGA